From Columba livia isolate bColLiv1 breed racing homer chromosome 7, bColLiv1.pat.W.v2, whole genome shotgun sequence, one genomic window encodes:
- the LOC135579902 gene encoding coiled-coil domain-containing protein 81-like isoform X1 gives MAGRLFLQPHLAPTIQKLERYEFAKIWASASSHLSLQLALHQAVRIPGIGTFAVVTKRVALSEQDLVMVERPVFQLEQAVAQDHELRCGCIDIPGRQDVEQLPFAQIASENAVSEGTVQLYMKRTTHLFHACLENRENVAIIWRDVGMLIVQGKDIKMRFYLDFLERLNGSGKMLQALLEMPEMRDSVISRHDTAASQTSSGRVMVLPWYQLETVPKMPVLIDLPGRVPRREDVAEKRLLRRARLSPNRLPALPVKPEQGQKAEGSEPRARQLPAVQRSCLKEKEEKGKLPPLVGPGTVDFIARAMERREKREKKKREKKKKKKEEQLPPYIRKFLEEEEKKKKEAAAAEKRKQRSGGAMKAKAEAEKETPSVTGKGEQPKEMQRIQESSSSECSSDSSPSSVESDESSCDELEIRTIMENWEDAGEEPPTVPEDNSVPPKRSLSPRTDRALREVVTCILGQVARKRRGERDEQLDLQDKLQCELAVLRWERSGKEAGSSQRLREAAPQAAPPARPGERRAGPAQPRECTEEGRRKLWDSLRSKIEQKRSSGTAKGLEKRARATGGPGTAGSEKQLGKERSQWSLCLLECPPLKK, from the exons ATGGCAGGACGCCTCTTCTTGCAGCCTCACCTGGCTCCAACCATCCAGAAGCTGGAGCGTTATG AGTTCGCTAAGATTTGGGCCAGCGCATCGTCTCACCTCAGCCTGCAGCTGGCTCTCCACCAG GCTGTCCGCATTCCCGGAATCGGGACTTTTGCGGTTGTCACAAAGCGAGTAGCCCTCAGTGAGCAGGATCTGGTGATGGTGGAGAGACCCGTGTTTCAACTTGAACAGGCTGTTGCGCAGGACCATGAGCTCCGCTGCGGCTGCATAGACATTCCTG GCCGTCAAGATGTTGAGCAACTGCCGTTTGCTCAGATAGCCTCAGAGAACGCTGTCTCTGAGGGCACcgtgcagctttacatgaaaAGGACCACGCACCTTTTCCATGCCTGCCTAGAGAACAGGGAGAACGTTGCCATCATCTGGAGGGACGTGGGCATGCTGATCGTCCAGggaaaagacataaaaatgagattttactTAGACTTTCTGGAAAGGCTGAATGGCAGTGGCAAGATGCTGCAAGCTCTTCTCGAG ATGCCGGAGATGAGGGACTCGGTCATCTCGCGCCATGACACCGCTGCTTCCCAGACCTCTTCTGGACGGGTTATGGTCCTGCCGTG GTACCAACTTGAGACCGTGCCTAAAATGCCAGTGCTGATAGACCTGCCGGGACGTGTGCCGAGAAGAG AGGATGTTGCCGAGAAGCGCCTCCTTCGTCGAGCAAGGCTTTCTCCAAATCGGTTACCTGCACTGCCTGTGAAGCCGGAGCAGGGTCAGAAAGCTGAGGGGAGTGAGCCTCGCGCCAG GCAGCTACCAGCTGTCCAGAGGagctgcttgaaggaaaaggaggagaaaggaaagctgCCGCCTCTGGTCGGACCCGGAACAGTGGACTTCATTGCCAGAGCCatggagaggagagaaaagagagaaaag AAGAAAcgggagaagaagaagaagaagaaagaggagcagCTTCCACCATATATCCGGAAATTcctggaagaagaggaaaagaagaaaaaagaggcggcggcagcggaaaaaaggaaacagcgCTCAGGCGGAGCAATGAAAGCAAAGGCCGAGGCAGAAAAGGAGACACCCAGTGTGACAGGAAAGGGAGAACAACCAAAGGAGATGCAGAGGATCCAG GAATCCAGCTCCTCCGAGTGCTCCTCAGACAGCTCCCCGAGCAGCGTGGAGTCAGACGAGTCCAGCTGTGACGAGCTGGAGATCAGGACGATTATGGAGAACTGGGAAGATGCCGGAGAAGAGCCCCCCACAGTCCCTGAGGACAACAGCGTCCCCCCTAAGCG GAGCCTTTCCCCACGGACAGACCGGGCCCTGCGGGAGGTGGTGACCTGCATCCTGGGGCAGGTGGCCCGCaagagaagaggggagagggatgAGCAGCTGGATCTGCAGGACAAGCTCCAGTG CGAGCTGGCAGTGCTGCGGTGGGAACGGTCGGGGAAAGAGGCAGGCAGCAGCCAACGCCTGCGGGAAGCTGCACCCCAGGCTGCACCCCCTGCCAGGCCAGGGGAGAGGAGGGCAGGACCG GCGCAGCCCCGCGAGTGCACGGAGGAGGGAAGACGCAAGCTCTGGGACTCCTTGCGCAGCAAGATAGAGCAGAAGCGCAGCAGCGGCACCGCCAAAGGCCTGGAAAAAAGAGCCAGAGCTACGGGAGGCCCAGGTACCGCAGGCAGTGAAAAGCAGCTGGGAAAAGAGCGTTCCCAGTGGAGTCTTTGCCTTTTGGAGTGCCCGCCTCTGAAAAAGTGA
- the LOC135579902 gene encoding coiled-coil domain-containing protein 81-like isoform X2 yields the protein MAGRLFLQPHLAPTIQKLERYEFAKIWASASSHLSLQLALHQAVRIPGIGTFAVVTKRVALSEQDLVMVERPVFQLEQAVAQDHELRCGCIDIPGRQDVEQLPFAQIASENAVSEGTVQLYMKRTTHLFHACLENRENVAIIWRDVGMLIVQGKDIKMRFYLDFLERLNGSGKMLQALLEMPEMRDSVISRHDTAASQTSSGRVMVLPWYQLETVPKMPVLIDLPGRVPRREDVAEKRLLRRARLSPNRLPALPVKPEQGQKAEGSEPRARQLPAVQRSCLKEKEEKGKLPPLVGPGTVDFIARAMERREKREKKKREKKKKKKEEQLPPYIRKFLEEEEKKKKEAAAAEKRKQRSGGAMKAKAEAEKETPSVTGKGEQPKEMQRIQESSSSECSSDSSPSSVESDESSCDELEIRTIMENWEDAGEEPPTVPEDNSVPPKRSLSPRTDRALREVVTCILGQVARKRRGERDEQLDLQDKLQCELAVLRWERSGKEAGSSQRLREAAPQAAPPARPGERRAGPAQPRECTEEGRRKLWDSLRSKIEQKRSSGTAKGLEKRARATGGPALESTSAPRRPVPGDRLGR from the exons ATGGCAGGACGCCTCTTCTTGCAGCCTCACCTGGCTCCAACCATCCAGAAGCTGGAGCGTTATG AGTTCGCTAAGATTTGGGCCAGCGCATCGTCTCACCTCAGCCTGCAGCTGGCTCTCCACCAG GCTGTCCGCATTCCCGGAATCGGGACTTTTGCGGTTGTCACAAAGCGAGTAGCCCTCAGTGAGCAGGATCTGGTGATGGTGGAGAGACCCGTGTTTCAACTTGAACAGGCTGTTGCGCAGGACCATGAGCTCCGCTGCGGCTGCATAGACATTCCTG GCCGTCAAGATGTTGAGCAACTGCCGTTTGCTCAGATAGCCTCAGAGAACGCTGTCTCTGAGGGCACcgtgcagctttacatgaaaAGGACCACGCACCTTTTCCATGCCTGCCTAGAGAACAGGGAGAACGTTGCCATCATCTGGAGGGACGTGGGCATGCTGATCGTCCAGggaaaagacataaaaatgagattttactTAGACTTTCTGGAAAGGCTGAATGGCAGTGGCAAGATGCTGCAAGCTCTTCTCGAG ATGCCGGAGATGAGGGACTCGGTCATCTCGCGCCATGACACCGCTGCTTCCCAGACCTCTTCTGGACGGGTTATGGTCCTGCCGTG GTACCAACTTGAGACCGTGCCTAAAATGCCAGTGCTGATAGACCTGCCGGGACGTGTGCCGAGAAGAG AGGATGTTGCCGAGAAGCGCCTCCTTCGTCGAGCAAGGCTTTCTCCAAATCGGTTACCTGCACTGCCTGTGAAGCCGGAGCAGGGTCAGAAAGCTGAGGGGAGTGAGCCTCGCGCCAG GCAGCTACCAGCTGTCCAGAGGagctgcttgaaggaaaaggaggagaaaggaaagctgCCGCCTCTGGTCGGACCCGGAACAGTGGACTTCATTGCCAGAGCCatggagaggagagaaaagagagaaaag AAGAAAcgggagaagaagaagaagaagaaagaggagcagCTTCCACCATATATCCGGAAATTcctggaagaagaggaaaagaagaaaaaagaggcggcggcagcggaaaaaaggaaacagcgCTCAGGCGGAGCAATGAAAGCAAAGGCCGAGGCAGAAAAGGAGACACCCAGTGTGACAGGAAAGGGAGAACAACCAAAGGAGATGCAGAGGATCCAG GAATCCAGCTCCTCCGAGTGCTCCTCAGACAGCTCCCCGAGCAGCGTGGAGTCAGACGAGTCCAGCTGTGACGAGCTGGAGATCAGGACGATTATGGAGAACTGGGAAGATGCCGGAGAAGAGCCCCCCACAGTCCCTGAGGACAACAGCGTCCCCCCTAAGCG GAGCCTTTCCCCACGGACAGACCGGGCCCTGCGGGAGGTGGTGACCTGCATCCTGGGGCAGGTGGCCCGCaagagaagaggggagagggatgAGCAGCTGGATCTGCAGGACAAGCTCCAGTG CGAGCTGGCAGTGCTGCGGTGGGAACGGTCGGGGAAAGAGGCAGGCAGCAGCCAACGCCTGCGGGAAGCTGCACCCCAGGCTGCACCCCCTGCCAGGCCAGGGGAGAGGAGGGCAGGACCG GCGCAGCCCCGCGAGTGCACGGAGGAGGGAAGACGCAAGCTCTGGGACTCCTTGCGCAGCAAGATAGAGCAGAAGCGCAGCAGCGGCACCGCCAAAGGCCTGGAAAAAAGAGCCAGAGCTACGGGAGGCCCAG CTCTGGAGAGCACATCTGCTCCACGTCGGCCGGTGCCAGGAGACCGTCTCGGGCGCTGA